The DNA window GCTCCAGCTGCGGCCAGAGTAGCGTCTAATGTCCCTGTAATTGTGGCATTGCCGGTAACAGTTAACCCGGCTGCGGCTGTTAATTCTGTAACGTTATAAGTTACACCGGCAGTGTTAAGATTGACGATATCAGTACCGGTTCCAACTGTGATTGTCTTTCCACCGGTTGAAGTGATGGATGAGTTCTCGGCAAAAACCAGGTTGGACGCGTTACCAGACGCTCCTAATAATAACTGATTAGTACCGGTGCCTTGCAAAATCAAATTACCGCTTGAACTAGATATTATGCCATCAGTTCCATCGTGTGTTAACTGAACGTAGTCAGTATTATCCGAAGCATAAACCCGCAAGTAGTTTTGGGCGCTTGCCATATTGATGTTGGCGATTCCGGTTGACGCCTGTAAATTAACATCGCCGCCTTGCGCAATTAGCGAATATGCCGCAGCTCCGGTTGAGGCAGTGCCTGAATATGTACCGCCTGACAACGTCCCACCTGAAATTGTGGCGCCATTAATCGTACCGGCTGCGGTGATAACACCGGCTGAGGAAACTGCGAATTTTGACACACCATTCAATTGCGCATCGATAAGATTACCAGTAAATCCGGTAGCGGCGTTGACACCGATGCCAGTACCGGCAGTAGACCATCCTGTTGAAGTGGTACCGGCGGGTTCGACTAGTAGTTGAGGCTTGGTAGTGGTAGCATCGCCCCCCGAGAACCAAGTGCCCGTCAACAACGCGGCGGGAGTAGAAGCGGCACCGTTCGATTGGCTGATTAGCTGTCCGGCTGCAATCTGCAACGCATAGTTTGCCGTAGTTGCACCGGATGCGGTTAAGTAAGCGGCAACGTTAGTGCCGGAAGTTGCGTTGGTGTTTGTAACACTGGAATAAAGTCCGTAAGCAGTGAAGGCGGTATTTGCGTTAGCCCCAGAAACGGCGATGTTAAGCGCTTTGCCTGATCCACTAGCTGTACCGGCGGTGGATGTAACCGCCAAGTTAGCCAGATTGCCCGAAGTAAGCGAGCTTGACGAAACATCAACCAAATTTCCAGTGGTAAGAGAGTTGCCTTGAACAGACATCCCCGCAGATGTGCCGGTTTGAGTGGTATTAGATGATGCCACCGCCAAGTTGCCGGTAATTGATTGGTTACCAACGATAGTGCTTCCGGTTGAGGTACTGGCACCAGCAGCTGAGATAGAGAATTTGGAAACGCTGTTTACTTGTAAGTCTAATAGATTTGCCGATTGTCCGGTGGCAGCGTTAACCAGTAAAGCTGTTGACGTGTTGCCGGAGTTGTTTACGACCAAACCAGTGGCTGCGGTAAGAGTAGCAACATTGTAGGTAACGGTTGCGACATTCAAATTAAATACATCAGCGCCATTTCCAACAGTAATAGTCTTACCACCTCCGTCGGCTCCACCTAGCGTTGAGCTTTCTTGGAATAACAAGTTTACCGCGGTACCGGTGCTACCTAAAATAAATTGGCTAGTGCCAGACCCGGTAAGTTGGAGCTCACCGGAGCTACTCGAAATAACTGCATTAGTACCATCATGAGTTAACTCAGCGTATTTTGTACCGGCCGAATCATAAACACGTAGGTAGTTTTGTACTCCGGAAGTATTAATCGCCACAATACCGGTGGTTGGTTGCAAGGCAAGGTTAGTGGCAGCTGGGGTAACGATGGTGCCAATTGATAACACATCGCCAGCAGTGGCAGTGGATATTGTAGTACCACTCCTGGACCAATATCCTACCGATCCGGTGCTAGACGCCACTAGAGTGCCGGCAATAGTTAAATTACCCGCAGAATCAAGTTTAAATATTGACACTCCACCAACCTGCCAATTTGCCAAGTCTGCCGCAGAACCGGCTCCGCTTCCCGGAGCATTCATGCCAAAATAAGTACCACCATTTGCAGCAGCATTTCCACCAACTATGGCGCTACCAACCTGAATTACTGACGCCGTAGATGATGCAGCCGGCACCGTGGATACAACCAACGAAGTACCAGAGACTTGATTAAACGTACCGGTTGACGCGGTCAATACTCCACCGGTGATAGTGGCGGTGCCATCGGTAAGTGTACCACCTTGAATAGTGCCGGTGGCGGTTACGGACGCGCCCGAAACTCCACCAGTAGCGCTAAACGATGCCGCAGAAACCGCTCCAGAGAACGATCCGGTGGTACCACCTGCGATAGATCCGGTATTAATAATTCCTGTAGAATTTAGATTCAATCCGCCAGCTGTAACTGTGACTCCACCAGCGGTAACCGCAAGACCGCCAGCAGTTATCCCAATTCCTCCACTGGTGACTGTAAGCAACCCGGTAAAGTTAGAGGTGCCGTTGACATCAAATTTGTATGCTCCAGGTGCGGCACCAACCCCAATATTCCCACCGTCTGTGCCCAAAATAATATTGCCAGTGCTTACATCACCAAGTGTGATTGTACCGGTGCCTTTGGCATTAATGGTAAGGTTTTCATTGGCGGCAGATGAAATCGTCGAAATATCAGCTCCGGATCCTGCCGCTTTGGCGGTAATCTTAATTCCGGTTGCCGCGCTGGCCGCTGAGGAATCAACCTGTAGCGAGTAATACGTTGAAGTAGTGGACGGTGCCACTATTAACGCGGTTGCCGAAGCATCTGAAGTGATAAGTGAACCCACTTTAAGAGTAGCGTAGGTTGATGCGCCAAGCCTTGAATACAAATCAAACCTGTCTGAGGCACCGGTCCATTGCAACGCTGCATAAGTACTTTTAACCGGGCCAAGATAAAACTGAATCTGCTGGCTATCAACATTGTCGGTAGCTTGATTGGTATCAATTGTAAACGACAATGACGATGTTCCATTCACGTTTGTTGACCCAATGTTTAGATTGTCAAAATAACCGGTGTCAAAGTGCGCGGAGGACGATCCTAAATTAATCCCTGCCCCAGTTGGCACGATACTGGAATTCGTAGCAATGTTTGACCCGGATAATGTTAGAGCGGTCGACCCACCCACACTTAAAGTGGCGCCGGTTACTGAACCAAGGGATACGATGTTACCGGCAGAATCGATGGTGGCCACGTTACTACCGTTACCTTGAACCTGAAACTTTCCCGTAGATCCAGTAGCGATGTTGACACTAAAGTTGGCATCGGTAGCGGTATTCGACAAAACAACAGTAAGATCCCTGGCATCGGAAGTGGTGATTGTATTACCGTTTTCGTATGCTGCTTGCAATGTGGCACCAGAACCTACCCCTGCGCAAGACCCAAACACCGGAGTACCTGACCCATCTGCGACTAAACATTGCCCGGATACACCAGCCGCCGTTACGCTAACATTGCCTGTACCATTACCGTACATAACCCCTTTACTGGTAATAGTGGTTAGCCCTGTGCCGCCATGCTGAACATCAATTGCCGAGCCTTGCCAACTACCAGATGTAATTGGCGATCCGAAAGCAAAACCCGCTCCTGCGCCTGTAGCCGTAAAGGTAGTCAGCCCATTTGCCGCTACCGTGGTTGTGTAATAGTTGCTGTTATCATACTTAACTGTTAATTGTGGTGCGGTGGTTGAGGTAATAGTAACTGGCACCGAGAAATCACCGCCCGAGCTGCTACCGATAAACGCGCCTGCAATATTAACATTTCCGTCTTTATCTACCTTGAATTTAGATACTCCATTGCCTTGAAGATTGATAAAGTCAGCTGCCGATCCGGCACCAGATGCGGGAGCATTTACACTGATATACGTACCTCCGTTGGCTGCCGCATTGCCGCCAACTAAGGCATTGCCAATTTGGATGACCGAAGATGTGGCCGATGCAGCGGGGAGAGTAGAAACCACCATTGAATTACCTGAAACTTGATTCAAATTGAGAGAAGTGGCGGTGATGGCACCACCCGTAATTGTCGCTGTTCCATCAGTCAAAGTACCGCCCTGAACCGTACCTGTTGCGGTTACCGATGCACCGGAAATTCCACCAGTAGAAGTAAGCGAACCGACAGTGACCGGCTTAGCAAACGTAAACGCTGCCCCCGCTCCCGCCCCATTAAATGTGGTAGCGCCATTGGCAGCAACCGAAGCGGTAAAGTAGTTTGACGCATCATATCCCACAGTCAATTGTGGAGTAGTAGTAGAAGTTACAGATATTGGAGAAGTAAACTCTCCTGAGGAAGACCCGCCTGACATGACCGTCCCCGATATGGTAAGGTTTCCACTCGAATCAACTTTAAAGATCGAAGTGCCACCAACTTGTAAATTTATCATGTCACCGACATAACCAGCCGTACTGTTGACTCCAAGGTAAGTGCCACTGGCGTTGCCACCAGTGATTGGCGATCCAAGCTGTAGTAATGAGGCGGCATTTGAGGCAACCGGCGCGCTCGAAATTGACACGGAACCACTAGTGTTACTGTAAATGACGCTGCTTGCACCAGTGCCCGGCTCCATATTCTGCAACTTGTCCGAGTTGATAGCACTGGCAACCGTGCCCAACTGACGGCGCGGAACTAATTCCGGGTCGGTCCCAATACGAATACCGATAAATAGGTTGTTCGATGAAAAGTCGAGCGAGGATGAAAATGCGGTAGATGATCCCAGCAATGTGTACAAAATACCGTTTTTGGCTGCAATAGTTTTAGTTTCAGTCCATAGAGCAGTATCGGAATTGGATGGATACGGATCAGCTGTGGTGCGATCGGTGGCGTAAATGCTGTAACGCACGGTGTAATTGCCATCGTCAATAGGAGTTCGGGTGCTAGGTTGAATAACGCGTAAAGTAAGAGGGATCTGACGTGCCGTAGCCGCTTGCACTTTTGTTGTAACAGGTAAATATGCCATGTTGGACAAAAGCATCGTCAGAATAATGGCGGCTATCCCAACAACCCCTCCGGGCGTATGCCCTACGGGCTGGAGCCTAATCACCCTTACAGCCCTTACGACCCCCCTTGTATTTCCACCTAAGGATGAGCAAAGGATCGCAAGGGATTGGCAAAGGGAGACAAAAGAGAAACCAACGCTTACGCGACCTTCTCGATTATGAGCAGGCTCTACACGTTTTGACCAGCGTGCAGATAGGTTTATTAACTTAGGAAATCTCAAATGGTTCTCCCCTCTTATGAGACTTACTAGTTAATTATATATAATCCAGCTAGATAATGTAAGAGCATTTTTGCGCTTAAATTGAGCACAAATATCGCGCAATAATTTGCGCAAAAGGAATGGATCGGTTTATTTGAACAAAATATAACGTTTTTGAGCCTGTCAATACCAGTTATCCACAGGTAGTCGGCAGCACACGGCTTAATTTGAAATTGTTTCTTGTTCTGCTATGATAAAATCACTGAACGAGAAAACATATGTTAGACATTGTCAACCCATCACAAATAAATCAACTTAATTCTCGAGTTAATCAGGTATCCTTGTCTGCATCGATATCGCTGATTATAACCTCTGCCATCCTTACGCTGGTTTTTGTCGGAGGTACTGCATTTTACGTTTACGGCAATAAATATCCCGGTAACGCTTCTGAGATAATCAATTCCAGAAACAAAAATAACACCGACGCTGGTGCTAATTTAACAAATTCAAACTACCTGGTCCCGCCAGGACCACAATAGTAAGCACTAAATTCGAAGCACCAAGCACTAAATAAATCGTAAATACAAAATTCAAAGCTTAAAATTTGGAATTTTGGATTTGTTTCGAGTTTAGAATTTCGAGCTTAGTGCTTTTCGTCTTGGTGGAACCGAGTGGACTCGAACCACTGACCCCCACAATGTCAATGTGATGCTCTAACCAACTGAGCTACGGCTCCATTATTACGATTATAACATAAAAACGCATAAGTTGAAACATGTGGCTCCAGAGCCACCCCTACACCCCTAACCACCCAAACTTACCCTAACGTACTACCACTTTTCCCGTCTGAGCGGGATTGTAGCGATTATAGTACCCAAAAGTGCCAGTCTTACTAAAACTAACATCTGCACTGCTTCCCACAGTAATAATGCCAATATTCAATGGCAGATAATCTGTGTTAGTAGGATTAGGATTACTAGATAAGTTTAGTTCGTTACTACTACTATTCACAAAATGAACAGTCTGGTTTTTACTTACGCTGATTGTCGCCGGCGAGAATCCGTCTTTACTAAAAGTAACTTGGTTTTCATAAACTATCGTACTTGCGGAGGGCGATGGGCTCGAAGCCGAACTAGGACTATTTGTACTAATTGAGCTCGGATTTGGCGAGCTAGTAACCCGATCAAACGTATTAGGAGTCGGTGAAGGCATTGGTACCGGGTTTTTATTTAAATTACTGTAAGCTAACCACAATCCCGCAATGATTATGACTAAGTAAATTAGTAAATTTAGATTCTTATTTTTCATAATTTAGGACTGTTAGGGTTGTTAGGGAAGTTAGGGCAGTTGGGAAAACCATTAACACCCCCAACCACCCCTAACACCCCTAATTCCCCTTATACTTTTGGTTTTTCCTTTCATTAAACAGTTTTTCACTGTAGCCACCTTCGTTTTTGAATTTTTCTTCCAGACTTGTAATTTGTTTACCCAACAGAAATGTAGTCTGGTTTATAAATGTTATCAGCATATTTGCGGCAATTTTAGGGTCACTGGGAAGATCGGGAGTATTAAGGTGACCTAGGTCTACCCAAACTGCCCTAAACTCCCTAAATCCCCTTACAATTTCATGGTCTTTCCCCAACAGTTCTAGGTTCCTTTGGCGTAAAAAATCTTGATAATCTAACAACAGTTCTTCCTGTGACGCTTTGGCAACCCCAGTTAGTTTGATATACATTTTCAGTGATTTTTCCACAGAGCCCTCGGCAATGTTTTGTCTGCCACTTCGAGCAGCTTGAATCATTTGCTCTACTAATCTACCATATTCTTTACCAGCCAAAAATTTCTGGCAAAAAATTACCGTTAAATCGTATACAATTGTTGCCATTTTAAATGAAGCTAAATTTTTGTAGCCTGATTGGGGCATTTGGTCCTTTTAGGGTAGTTTGGGACGTTAGGGTTGTTGGGAGAATAACCACCCCTAACACCCCTTACCGCTCTAACAACCCTTACGTAACTTTAAACCTAATTTGCTCTTTCACCAAATCAACCTTAATTGTTCCACCAGTATTTATTTCTCCGCGGACAATCATCTGTGAGATTGGATTAAGTAGCTGGTTCTCAATTACCCTTTTTAGCGGCCGAGCACCGTAACGACTATCATAACCGATTTTGGCTAAGTGATCTTTGACCTGTTTGGACACCACTAAATTAATATGCTGTTTATTAAGACGTATTAGTACTAAATTGAGCTGAATATCGACAATTTTGACCAGTTGCTCGGGTTTTAACGGATTAAAGATTATTACGTCATCTAATCGGTTCAAAAATTCAGGCTTAAAATGTTCTTTAAGTACCTCATCAATTTTTTCTTCCAGCTTCACCTCTTCTTCGGCCTCTGCGCTATCACCAGACACAAACCCGAGTCGCTTAATGCCACTTTCAGAAGCGTATTGTTGCATAATGTCCGATCCCAAGTTACTGGTTAAGATAATTACGCAATTCTTAAAATCTACATTACGACCCTTGGCGTCAGTCAATCTGCCGTCATCCAAAATCTGCAACAAGATACTGAATACATCGGGATGCGCTTTTTCGATTTCATCAAGCAGCACCACACTATACGGCCGGCGACGGATCATCTCGGTTAACTGCCCACCTTCTTCGTACCCCACATACCCTGGTGGCGAACCAACCATACGTGAAACAGCGTGTTTCTCCATATATTCGGACATATCAAGGCGCACCAATGCCGATTCGTCATTAAACAGTGCTTCGGCCAGTGCCTTAACCAGCTCGGTTTTCCCCACGCCGGTTGGCCCCAAAAAGATGAATGATGCAATCGGGCGCTTCTCTTCACTTAACCCAGCTCGCGAGCGTCTGATAGCATTTGCCACTGTTGTGATGGCCTCTTCTTGACCTACCACCCTGTGCGCTAAAATTGACTCCAAATCGTTAAGTTTAGCAAGCTCTCCGGACAACATTTTGGTCACCGGCACGCCGGTCCACCGCGCCACTACCGCTGCAATATCGTCCTCGGTTACCTTTTCTTTGAGCATTTTGGCACTTTTTGGTAGCTGTTCTAGCCGAACGTTCTCTTTTTGAATTTCTTTTTCCAATTTGGGAATTTCGCCATAACGCAGACGCGCCACTTCCTCCAAATTGGCTTCGCGCTCGGCAGTGTCGGCGTTCGATTTTAGCACTTCAAGCATTTTGGATTTTTGTCGCACACTGGTGATAATAGACTTTTCTAACTGCCACTCGGCTTCCAAGGTTGATGACTTTTCTTTTAGCTCCGACAGCTCTTTTTGCAACTTTTCTAAACGATCTTTATTTGAAGCGTCATCATCATTTCGAATCGCTTCACGCTCAATTTCCAGTTGCATCACTTTGCGTTTAAGATGATCTAGCTCGGCCGGCATCGAATCTACCTCCATGCGCAATGCCGATGTGGCCTCGTCAATCAAATCGATCGCTTTGTCTGGCAAAAATCGATCGGTAATGTAGCGGGCAGACAGTTCGACTGCTGCCACCAAGGCTGCGTCAGTAATATGCGTGCCATGATGCACTTCGTACTTTTCTTTCACACCTCGCATAATAGCGATGGCGTCTTCGATACTTGGCTCAGACACGTAAACCGGTTGAAATCGTCTGGCCAATGCTTGATCTTTTTCGATGTATTGTTGATATTCTTTCAGCGTGGTTGCCCCGATGGCGTGCAAAGTGCCTCGTGCTAGCGCCGGTTTAAGCAAATTGCTAGCGTCCATTGATCCTTCGGCCGCGCCGGCGCCAACCAAAGTGTGCAGCTCATCGATAAATAGAATAAATTTACCCTGCACCTCATCAATCGCTTTTAACACCGCTTTCAAACGTTCTTCAAAATCACCTCGGTGCTTAGCCCCGGCTAACATTGAGCCTAAATCAAGCGACATTACTTGCCTGTCTTTAAGCGTTTCGGGCACATCACCGGAGACAATGCGGGTTGCCAACCCTTCCGCAATCGCTGTTTTACCCACACCCGGCTCACCAATTAAAACCGGATTATTTTTGGTCCGACGCGTGAGCACCTGCATCACCCGACGCACCTCTTCATCCCGGCCAATAACCGGATCAAGTTTGTTGTTTCGCGCCATATCACATAGGTTGATGGCGTATTTCTCTAAGGCTTGATATTTTTGCTCCGGGTCGGTTGATGTAACTCGCTCGGTGCCCCGAATAGTCGAGAGCGTTTGCAACATTAATTCGCGATTAATACCAAGTTTAGATAGAATTTGTTTTGCTTCAGACGATACCTCTAACATTGCCAATAGCAGGTGTTCAATTGAAACATATTCATCGGTTAAGGTACGTGCCTCTTTTTCGGCTTGATTAAGCACGCGCACCAACGTTGGCGAGATCATAATTGAATTGGCCGCGCTTAGTTTAGGTAAATGCTCAAGCTGAGTTAATAAATCATCCCGAATCACGTCAAAATCTTTATTTACCGATTGAATTAGAGGGCGCATTAGATCTTCGCCAACTTCTAAACTGGCGTAAAACAAATGCAGTGGTTCAATTTGGCTATGATGCAATTCACGCGCCAACTCTTCGGCGCGGGTTAAAACCGCCGCAGTTTTACTGGTAAATTTATTCGGATCCATATTTTCCTCCCCATCCTATCGTAGCATAATCACAATGGCGTCCGTAAAGTAGGCGATCGACAAAACTTACTTACGTATTCTTACTTCAAGCAAATTATGGTCTAAATTGATATTAATATCATCTACGGTGATGCCTGGAACCTCTGCCTCAATAATTACTTCTCTTTTAGTTTGATAAACATCAACAGCAATGTTTTTAGGCAGCTCGGGGATATCTTCTTCAATGATAAAGAGCTGTTCAATTGGCGCCTCAAAGAATCTTGAGATGGCGATGGCCACCGGTACCGATGGTACACATCGCCCGGATTCAAGCGAGATAATCGATTGTCGAGATATCCCAACCGCCTCAGCCAACGCCTCTTGCGTTAGCTCATGCAATTTGCGCATATCTCTAATGCGATTTTTAATTATCGTAATTTCTTCTTGGCTCATTTTATTTCTTTTAGTAACATTGTAAAGTATGCTTTACATTTTTGTCAATACGTTTTGCTTTATGTTTCTTGTTCGAGCGAATGCGAGAACTACCCAATTTTCCCTATACATCACGGAGTTCTCGTTGCACTCGAACAAAAACGAGATTCTAATTCTATTCCCTATCTTCCATTTTCCATTCTCTGCCAATAGGACAAATATCCACAAACTCGCACCACTTGCACGTCATCCCCGGGCTGGCCGATAGTTGTTTGTCAGCTTGAATACGAGAAACAGTATTTACGATTTCTGATTCCATCGCCGTAATATCAGCCTGATCCGGCGAGAAAGCAAAGCGATCATTTTGTTCTAAATACCAGTAGCTTACTTCTGCCGGAATTTGATCCATCGCCCGCGATACCAAAACCGCGTAAGTTAGAAGCTGCGATTTATCCACATATTCCGGATTGTAGCGACTGGTTTTATAGTCAATCAGATGCAGCCCTTTATTCTCGTCCAGATCAATTCGATCGATTCGGCCGCTCAATAAAATGTCATCGGTAATTTCGGATTGAATGTGATGCTCAAAAAAAGTTGGGGTGTTTTTGGATTGATCTTTTATCGCCACCTTAACCATTTCAATCGCACGCTGACCAAAGTTGGCTTCTTCATCACGAGATTTAAATCCGTTACGATTATTACGCCAATCTTGACGCAAAATGTCAACAGATTTTTTTATCGATATTTTTTGATAATTCGGATCAGAAAAGATAGTTTTCAATGCCCCATGCACATGCTGACCCATCGTAAATTCGGGTTTGGCTTTGGCAAATTTGTCACGCAGATTTTCCACATAGATAAACTTATACCGCCGAGGGCACATGATGTAGTTTTTTAATTTATCATAGCTAGCTCGAAACATAGCACGCGCGCTTATTCTTCCCGATCTGAAATGTTTACATCCAGCACCTTAAGCTCGTTTTCTACCTTCGATAGCTGTTTACGCAAACTTTTAAGCAACTCCATACCGGTCTTAAATTGACCGATCGATTTTTCCAAATCCATATTCCCCTGATCCAATTTATCTACAATTTCTTGCAGTTGTGCATATTCTTCCTCAAAACTTTTCATAATATCCCTTTCTTTACTCATGTGATTACTTTTTGTCATTTCGACCCTGCGAGAATGTCGATTCGAGCTTGTTGGCCTCCGCTCGTAAAGCTACGGCTTGGAGAGAGAAATCTGAGAAAGAATCCCTTCAAGTCTTTTCAGGAGATTTCTCCCTCCGGGCTTACGCCCTAAGAGGGCAGGAAGCCACCCTCGACTTGAATGTCGAGGAGTCGAAATGACAATTAATGGCACTACTCATTACTCACCACTTTGCTCTCCACCCTTCCATCCACAAACACCGATGTTATTTGATCTCCGGTTTTGACACTTTTGGCGGATGTTAGCACCTTGTCCCCAATTTTGGTGATTGAATATCCTCGCTTCAAAACCTGCAGCGGATCCAAGCCTGACAATCGCACCGACATCAACCCAATTTTTTGATTCGCAGTCTGAATTTGCTGTTTGACTGCGTTCGACAATCGATGTTCTAAATCGTCCACCCGTCTTAACGGCATCACCAAACTACGATGCAAGCGATGTAATTGTTGGTCTAGCAGGCGTCCCCAATTTACTAAATTACGCTTGACTGCCGATTGCAAGTTGTTTTCAATCGAGTTAAGTTTTAGACCAAATTCATCGTAATCAATTACCGCAATCTCGGCTGCATTGGTAGGAGTAGCGGCTCGACGGTCTGCGACCATGTCGATTAAGGTAACATCTGGCTCGTGACCAACTCCGGTAATAATGGGAATTTTGCTGGCAAAAACCGCGCGCGCCACCGGCTCCGAGTTAAACGCCTGCAGATCTTCAAGCGACCCGCCTCCACGCGCCACAATAATTACGTCTACCGGATAGTTGGCGTTAAAATATTGCACCGCGTTTACAATGTCGGTAACCGCATTTTGACCTTGTACCGCCACCGGTAATAAGTTAATTTTTAGCCCACCTGCCCGATTGCTTAAAATTCGCATAATGTCTTGTAGAGCATCGCCATCTTTAGAGGTAATTAGTCCTAATTTGATCGGGAATAACGGTAGTGGTTGTTTCCATTTATCTAAAAACAGACCCTCTTTGTCTAACTTTTGTTTTAGCTGTTCAAACGCTTTTAGTAAATCACCTTCTCCCACTAATTCCAAGCTTTTGACGGTAAGTGAAAATCGGCCGCTTTTGGTCACAATTTTGGGTTGAGCTACTATTTTTACCTTCATCCCGTCTTCCAGAGCAAACGGCAGTGCAAACAACATCATAAAACAGCTGAGCATAGACTGATCATCTTTTATGTTAAAATACACGAATTTACTTTGGCTGATATTGAATCCGGACACCTCCCCTACCACAGTCAAAGTAAGCGGGTTTAAGATATCGTTAAGCAGATCCGCGGCTTCGGTAACCGAGAAAGTTTGTTCTTGAATTATTTCGGGATAATTTGTCATCGCAAAGGTTAGTTTAACAGCTTTGATTAATACTACGCAAGGATTGGATCAGTTGGGGAAATTAGGGAAGTTCGGGTTGTTGGGAGAGCCAATGGCCTACCAACCGCCCTAATACCCCCTAATCCCCCTAACCGACTCTTCAGCATTTTCTAAGGCTTTCCCCATACTGTTAACTTGTAACCAAAACCGTCGGTAATAGTGTAGAATAGAAATGAGGGGAAAATAATGGAATTAGATAAACTGGATGACAAAGCATTGGTTGCCCTAGCCCAAGAACAACATCAAGGTGCGCAACAGTTGCTTTATCGCCGATACTTTCAGCCGATATACGGCTATCTTGCTTCGCAACTTAGAAACACTCATAACGCAGAAGACTTGGCTCAGGAAACCTTTGTTCGTGCTTTTCAGGGATTGCATAACTATCGCGGTGAGGCAAGCTTCAAAAACTGGCTTTATAAGATTGCCAAAAATCAGCTTGCCGATTATTATCGTGATCAGCATTCCGGCGTAGTCGAGCTAGATGACGCCGCACCGCCAAGACAATTACAAAAGAATATGCTCGACGAAACCGACACCGAAGCAGCTGACAAACAAACAATGCGCCGCTTAAACAAAATGTTTTTCTACCTACCGGCAAAATACAAAAAGGTGCTGGTGTTAAGATTTCTTAAGGGATTCTCTTTAAAAGAAACGGCTTCTGAAATGAATCTAAGCTTAGCCAATACTAAAGTAATTCAACATCGCGCCATGAAACTAGCCCGAACTAAGACGGAATTTGTCTATGAAGAAAA is part of the Patescibacteria group bacterium genome and encodes:
- the clpB gene encoding ATP-dependent chaperone ClpB — its product is MDPNKFTSKTAAVLTRAEELARELHHSQIEPLHLFYASLEVGEDLMRPLIQSVNKDFDVIRDDLLTQLEHLPKLSAANSIMISPTLVRVLNQAEKEARTLTDEYVSIEHLLLAMLEVSSEAKQILSKLGINRELMLQTLSTIRGTERVTSTDPEQKYQALEKYAINLCDMARNNKLDPVIGRDEEVRRVMQVLTRRTKNNPVLIGEPGVGKTAIAEGLATRIVSGDVPETLKDRQVMSLDLGSMLAGAKHRGDFEERLKAVLKAIDEVQGKFILFIDELHTLVGAGAAEGSMDASNLLKPALARGTLHAIGATTLKEYQQYIEKDQALARRFQPVYVSEPSIEDAIAIMRGVKEKYEVHHGTHITDAALVAAVELSARYITDRFLPDKAIDLIDEATSALRMEVDSMPAELDHLKRKVMQLEIEREAIRNDDDASNKDRLEKLQKELSELKEKSSTLEAEWQLEKSIITSVRQKSKMLEVLKSNADTAEREANLEEVARLRYGEIPKLEKEIQKENVRLEQLPKSAKMLKEKVTEDDIAAVVARWTGVPVTKMLSGELAKLNDLESILAHRVVGQEEAITTVANAIRRSRAGLSEEKRPIASFIFLGPTGVGKTELVKALAEALFNDESALVRLDMSEYMEKHAVSRMVGSPPGYVGYEEGGQLTEMIRRRPYSVVLLDEIEKAHPDVFSILLQILDDGRLTDAKGRNVDFKNCVIILTSNLGSDIMQQYASESGIKRLGFVSGDSAEAEEEVKLEEKIDEVLKEHFKPEFLNRLDDVIIFNPLKPEQLVKIVDIQLNLVLIRLNKQHINLVVSKQVKDHLAKIGYDSRYGARPLKRVIENQLLNPISQMIVRGEINTGGTIKVDLVKEQIRFKVT
- a CDS encoding PD-(D/E)XK nuclease family protein, whose translation is MFRASYDKLKNYIMCPRRYKFIYVENLRDKFAKAKPEFTMGQHVHGALKTIFSDPNYQKISIKKSVDILRQDWRNNRNGFKSRDEEANFGQRAIEMVKVAIKDQSKNTPTFFEHHIQSEITDDILLSGRIDRIDLDENKGLHLIDYKTSRYNPEYVDKSQLLTYAVLVSRAMDQIPAEVSYWYLEQNDRFAFSPDQADITAMESEIVNTVSRIQADKQLSASPGMTCKWCEFVDICPIGREWKMEDRE
- the xseB gene encoding exodeoxyribonuclease VII small subunit, whose protein sequence is MSKERDIMKSFEEEYAQLQEIVDKLDQGNMDLEKSIGQFKTGMELLKSLRKQLSKVENELKVLDVNISDREE
- the xseA gene encoding exodeoxyribonuclease VII large subunit, yielding MTNYPEIIQEQTFSVTEAADLLNDILNPLTLTVVGEVSGFNISQSKFVYFNIKDDQSMLSCFMMLFALPFALEDGMKVKIVAQPKIVTKSGRFSLTVKSLELVGEGDLLKAFEQLKQKLDKEGLFLDKWKQPLPLFPIKLGLITSKDGDALQDIMRILSNRAGGLKINLLPVAVQGQNAVTDIVNAVQYFNANYPVDVIIVARGGGSLEDLQAFNSEPVARAVFASKIPIITGVGHEPDVTLIDMVADRRAATPTNAAEIAVIDYDEFGLKLNSIENNLQSAVKRNLVNWGRLLDQQLHRLHRSLVMPLRRVDDLEHRLSNAVKQQIQTANQKIGLMSVRLSGLDPLQVLKRGYSITKIGDKVLTSAKSVKTGDQITSVFVDGRVESKVVSNE
- a CDS encoding RNA polymerase sigma factor, with translation MELDKLDDKALVALAQEQHQGAQQLLYRRYFQPIYGYLASQLRNTHNAEDLAQETFVRAFQGLHNYRGEASFKNWLYKIAKNQLADYYRDQHSGVVELDDAAPPRQLQKNMLDETDTEAADKQTMRRLNKMFFYLPAKYKKVLVLRFLKGFSLKETASEMNLSLANTKVIQHRAMKLARTKTEFVYEEN